In Oncorhynchus gorbuscha isolate QuinsamMale2020 ecotype Even-year linkage group LG03, OgorEven_v1.0, whole genome shotgun sequence, the DNA window TGTACTGTAGAGGTCTCCAACAACTTGGACGTGTCCCAGCCAATGTACTCGGATCGTGTGGACACCCCTCTGCCAGACAGACCATGGAAGGATGTCCTCGACTCTACGGATAAGAGCCTGAAACAGAAGGAGAAGGGTCCCTGGACTGCGCTGTCCAAGGAGGAGAAAATCGCCTGTAAGTCCCTCATTCCTTCTCATGTCAGAGCCTTTAATCCTGCTATTCTTAATATTTATCCTTCTGTGTCCCAGTGTACAGGCTGAAGTTCAACCACACCTATCCGGAGATGAAGAGGCCGTCCCATGAGTGGAAGACTGTGATTGGTGGGATGTTCATCATCTTTGGCATCACTGGTCTGCTGGTCTTTTGGCAGTGCCACTATGGTAAGACTTAATTATAGGGTATTAACATTTAGAGCATGCTCTCCAGCTGCCTCATTCCTTCAACCTTATGCCAAGTATAAACTATTTTATGCTACTGCATTTTTCATGGTTGATTGCTAAAATTGATAGAC includes these proteins:
- the LOC124031924 gene encoding cytochrome c oxidase subunit 4 isoform 2, mitochondrial-like isoform X1; translated protein: MWRHILLRDKYCSVSSSPVFQMLHLTKGCVGCLLSRRAVLALTNSGARMSSHDHHEVSNNLDVSQPMYSDRVDTPLPDRPWKDVLDSTDKSLKQKEKGPWTALSKEEKIALYRLKFNHTYPEMKRPSHEWKTVIGGMFIIFGITGLLVFWQCHYVYPPQPHTFGEEWQAKQIQRMLDMRLNPIEGFSAQWDYKNKQWK
- the LOC124031924 gene encoding cytochrome c oxidase subunit 4 isoform 2, mitochondrial-like isoform X2 is translated as MLHLTKGCVGCLLSRRAVLALTNSGARMSSHDHHEVSNNLDVSQPMYSDRVDTPLPDRPWKDVLDSTDKSLKQKEKGPWTALSKEEKIALYRLKFNHTYPEMKRPSHEWKTVIGGMFIIFGITGLLVFWQCHYVYPPQPHTFGEEWQAKQIQRMLDMRLNPIEGFSAQWDYKNKQWK